In Sphingobacterium sp. R2, the genomic stretch GGACTGTGATTATATGCTGTTAACTAAATCTATACCTTATCGCAAACAAGGAATACCCTGGTTTCTTAAAAGACTGTTTAAGATAAGATGAACTTAACCAGCTTCAACATAATCATGAAATAGTAGATATGAAACAGTAATGACCGATCGGATAAAAGTTCTATTTGAAACTGATTGAGAAGAATTTAGCAGTACAAATTTAAAACGATCGGTCAAAACGCTAACTCTTTAAAATTTTCGCTTTCTCTGTATCAAATTCTTCTTGATTGATAATGCCTGCGTCTAATAAATCCTTCAGATCAAATAGCGCCTGCTTTTTTTGTGTCATATCCATTCCTGTAGGCCTTTCAGGTATTACCTTTTTATTGGCGCTGACCGGCCCGTCTCCCACAGCGTTGGTTTGCGCACCGAAATCAATCAATAAGGCTGTTATTTCGTTATATCCTTGCATATTGGAATAATCTATTGCTTTCTGTTCCAATACATTCGCTATATCTGTCACTGCTCCGTTGGAAAGAAGATACCGCAACACATCTTTTTTACCATAAGCGGCAGCATAATGAAGCGCGGTATTGCCTGTTGCATCCTGTTTATCGATCGTTGCGCCACTATCCAAAAGCTGTTTGACCAAAGATAGGTAGCCCATTTTTGTAGCCGTATGTAATAATGTCTCCCCAGCATAATGTGGTTCAAATCCAAGTATAAAAGTACGCCCTCCTGTTCTAGCAATCAACTTCTCCAAATATTGTCCATCCTTTCCGTCAAATGAATCCACAGGACGCGCGTAATCCGCAGAAAGACCTTTTTCTAAAAATAATGCAAGCAACTCCTTTTGATTACTATTACATACATACCATACTGGCGAAATACCCTCAGCAGATTCAGCAAAAATATCACTTCCCTGCTCCAACAATTTTTGGGCAAGAATACGATTCCCGTTTTTTACGGCAAGCAGTAAAGGCCCCTCGCTTAAGTCATTGAGTATATTGACAGAAGCACCATTATCTAACAACATGTTCACAATAGGAACAGAGCCCAAAGCCACTGCCAAATTTAAAGCTGTGTTGCCTTCTTTGTCTGTTGTGTCTACACGAGCGCCATTTTCAACAAGCAATTGTACTACAGGTGGATATTTTGCTTGGACAGCCAATAGTAAGGGGGATTCAGCGCTGTTATTTAAAGCATTTACATCCAAGCCATGTGTAATCAGTTTTTCAACCATTTCCTGTTGCCCTGTGCGCGCTGCGATATGAAGCAAGCTATTCCCCAAAAAATCATTGATTAAAATATTGGCGTTATTTTCCAATAAATAGACTGCCGTTTGCTTTTGCTTTTGTAACAGGGCAAAATACAAAGGGGTTTCACCCCGATGATCTTCGTAGTCCAAGGTAGCACCTGCGTCAACTAACTTTTTCACCAAATCTAGATACCCCCGATGCGCAGCATAATGCAATGCTGTACGCCCCATTTCATCGGTGTAAGATACATCCACTTGATGCTTTTCCAGTAATATCTCCGCTATCTTACGTTTCCCACTTTCACAAGCAATTATAAATGATTGAGACATAACTCTTTTCTAAACTTATTTATTGTTTTAATAACCATTCGACTGTCTTTATCTTGAGATTATCATCCATAGCGTAATCAACAGCCTTTTTATCCAATCTATTTTCTGATTGAGGGTCGACCCCCTCACCAACAAGATATTTCACCTTTCTGTACAGCTCACGGGCTTTATTTTCATCGTGATTGAGATTTTCTTGACAAACCTTATGCAATAACGTATTACCCTCATTATCCATATAATTTAGATCTAAAAATCCTTTGTCCACAATTTCTTGTATAACCAAAAGAGACTTTTCTGCCAGCCAATCAACTCCTGTTTTTTCTCTCTGGTACCACATGGAGGCTGCCGTCAGATCAGCACCGTGTTCCAAAAGCACGACTAGAACGGTTAGATTAGTCTCACTGTCGGTATGCATTCTGCGAAGGAATGCATTGAGCAAGTTTTCACCTTGCTTATCGACGCTATGAAAATCTGGCTTTCCATAATTGAAGAGAGTCAGCAGTAAATCTGGATTAAAATGCCTAATCGCGGCATAATGAAAAGCACTTTCCCCATGCCAATCCTTTAAGCCTGGGTCTGCTCCAGCATCCAGTAATTTAACTACAGCGTCAGTTTTCAACGTATCAACAGCCATATGTAACGCTGTCTTCTGTTCAACATTGGCAATATTCGGATCTAAGCCCTCCGCTAATAACCAATCGACAAGCTCGCTAATACGCTCGTTGGGCTGCATACGTAAAATACACACTTTAAAAAGCAATGTTTGTCCATATTTGTCCATTCGCTGCAAGTCAGCACCTGCCTCATAAATAAGTTTTAAGAAAGGCATTGCCACATTTTCCTGCACAGCATATTCCAATAAGGTACTACCGTCCACTTCTTCATCAATATCATCAACCTGAGCCAAATAACTTTTGATCCAATTTAGATGGATGTCAAGTTGTGCTTCGGATGTTAGCTGAGGCTTAAATAAGGTATTGATGACAGATGTGCTCAAACGATCGTAATCGTATAGATCAGTTGAGATTAGCCCCTTTAGTAAAAACCGATCTAGGATTCCATAATGCTGAGATCGAATCAATTGGCTCACTAAACTATTCAATTCGTACTCCTGAAACTCAATTCTGCTGTCTGCTGCTGCGACAATCTGTTCCATCTTTGCAATTTCATCTTTGCGCGAA encodes the following:
- a CDS encoding ankyrin repeat domain-containing protein, which translates into the protein MTNNELRALAEFSRKDEIAKMEQIVAAADSRIEFQEYELNSLVSQLIRSQHYGILDRFLLKGLISTDLYDYDRLSTSVINTLFKPQLTSEAQLDIHLNWIKSYLAQVDDIDEEVDGSTLLEYAVQENVAMPFLKLIYEAGADLQRMDKYGQTLLFKVCILRMQPNERISELVDWLLAEGLDPNIANVEQKTALHMAVDTLKTDAVVKLLDAGADPGLKDWHGESAFHYAAIRHFNPDLLLTLFNYGKPDFHSVDKQGENLLNAFLRRMHTDSETNLTVLVVLLEHGADLTAASMWYQREKTGVDWLAEKSLLVIQEIVDKGFLDLNYMDNEGNTLLHKVCQENLNHDENKARELYRKVKYLVGEGVDPQSENRLDKKAVDYAMDDNLKIKTVEWLLKQ
- a CDS encoding ankyrin repeat domain-containing protein; this translates as MSQSFIIACESGKRKIAEILLEKHQVDVSYTDEMGRTALHYAAHRGYLDLVKKLVDAGATLDYEDHRGETPLYFALLQKQKQTAVYLLENNANILINDFLGNSLLHIAARTGQQEMVEKLITHGLDVNALNNSAESPLLLAVQAKYPPVVQLLVENGARVDTTDKEGNTALNLAVALGSVPIVNMLLDNGASVNILNDLSEGPLLLAVKNGNRILAQKLLEQGSDIFAESAEGISPVWYVCNSNQKELLALFLEKGLSADYARPVDSFDGKDGQYLEKLIARTGGRTFILGFEPHYAGETLLHTATKMGYLSLVKQLLDSGATIDKQDATGNTALHYAAAYGKKDVLRYLLSNGAVTDIANVLEQKAIDYSNMQGYNEITALLIDFGAQTNAVGDGPVSANKKVIPERPTGMDMTQKKQALFDLKDLLDAGIINQEEFDTEKAKILKS